The following coding sequences lie in one Actinomyces capricornis genomic window:
- a CDS encoding ABC transporter ATP-binding protein, translating to MSEVVRCEGLDFSYGALPVLRCVNLSIGRGEVVCLLGPNGAGKTTLVELLLGSLRPSSGAVRVLGRDPRRAGPAFWARIGLVQQNWSDHPKWRVRDQLEWIRSAQRTVVDQVLRAEQALAAVGLEDRASARLGDISGGQRRAVDLAAALLARPELLILDEPTTGLDPAAKARMHDLILDQVDQSGATVLMTTHDLAEAERIASRILILAGGGIVANGTATQLRESLPGRAEVTWIEGGGRHVHVTDRPEEFISTLDLEHVSSLSVSRSTLEEAYLALVARAGSAGGLPTGKENQP from the coding sequence ATGTCAGAGGTGGTCCGATGCGAGGGCCTGGACTTCTCCTACGGTGCCCTGCCAGTGCTGCGATGCGTGAACCTGAGCATCGGCCGGGGTGAGGTGGTCTGCCTGCTGGGCCCCAATGGGGCGGGCAAGACCACCCTGGTCGAGCTCCTCCTGGGCTCGCTGCGCCCGTCCTCGGGCGCCGTGCGGGTCCTGGGCCGTGACCCCAGGCGGGCGGGTCCGGCTTTCTGGGCCCGGATCGGACTGGTCCAGCAGAACTGGTCAGACCACCCCAAATGGCGGGTGCGCGACCAGCTGGAGTGGATCCGCTCGGCCCAGCGGACCGTCGTCGACCAAGTGCTTCGGGCGGAGCAGGCCCTGGCCGCCGTCGGCCTGGAGGACAGGGCCTCCGCCCGCCTGGGCGACATCTCGGGCGGGCAGCGGCGCGCCGTCGACCTCGCGGCCGCGCTGCTGGCCCGCCCCGAGCTGCTCATCCTCGATGAGCCCACCACGGGGCTGGATCCTGCCGCCAAGGCCCGTATGCACGACCTCATCCTGGATCAGGTCGACCAGTCGGGCGCCACGGTGCTCATGACCACCCACGACCTGGCTGAGGCCGAGCGCATCGCCTCGCGCATCCTCATCCTGGCCGGGGGAGGGATCGTGGCCAACGGCACCGCCACGCAGCTGCGCGAATCCCTGCCGGGTCGGGCCGAGGTCACCTGGATCGAGGGCGGCGGCCGCCACGTCCACGTGACCGACCGCCCCGAGGAGTTCATCAGCACCCTGGATCTGGAGCACGTCAGCAGCCTGTCCGTCTCGCGCTCCACCCTGGAGGAGGCCTATCTGGCGCTCGTGGCCAGGGCCGGCTCCGCCGGTGGACTGCCGACCGGGAAGGAGAATCAGCCATGA
- a CDS encoding ABC transporter permease, with product MSPIAVPLGILRAGVRQALADLRPQFLSAGVVSVVLPVMIVVLVARTQADVPDAGGLSFGSVLAAGAVGSFSALAVIQIANEAYQDRAGGALLRVRILPHGPMVWAVGKTISCVVTVLVTQCSLLLAASLLIDGVSLDPADALLSLLALLLASLAVAPIGFLVASVARSAYGLMATTAGVMALLVTSGFAIPMTQMPLWLQRLQYGMPFYWAGHLSRWLLVGLPAWEPGGRFQPVVAIGVLAAWAVVGFAVVPFIIRRSVDQETIGSLSRMQAKIRRQTGM from the coding sequence ATGAGTCCCATCGCCGTGCCCCTGGGAATCCTGCGGGCGGGAGTCCGCCAGGCCCTGGCCGACCTGCGCCCCCAGTTCCTCAGCGCAGGGGTCGTCTCCGTGGTCCTGCCTGTGATGATCGTTGTGCTCGTGGCCCGGACGCAGGCGGACGTCCCCGATGCGGGCGGCCTGTCCTTCGGCAGCGTCCTGGCCGCCGGCGCTGTGGGCTCCTTCAGCGCCCTGGCCGTCATCCAGATCGCCAACGAGGCCTACCAGGACCGGGCCGGCGGGGCGCTGCTGCGGGTGAGGATCCTGCCTCACGGGCCCATGGTCTGGGCGGTGGGCAAGACCATCTCCTGCGTGGTCACCGTGCTGGTCACCCAGTGCTCCCTGCTCCTGGCCGCCTCGCTGCTCATCGATGGGGTGTCGCTCGATCCTGCCGACGCCTTGCTCAGCCTGCTGGCGCTTCTCCTGGCGTCGCTGGCGGTTGCGCCGATCGGCTTCCTGGTGGCCTCGGTGGCTCGCAGCGCCTATGGCCTCATGGCGACCACTGCCGGGGTCATGGCGCTGCTGGTCACCAGCGGGTTTGCGATCCCGATGACGCAGATGCCCCTGTGGCTCCAGCGGCTGCAGTACGGCATGCCCTTCTACTGGGCGGGTCACCTGAGCCGGTGGCTGCTGGTGGGCTTGCCCGCCTGGGAGCCCGGGGGGCGCTTCCAGCCTGTAGTAGCTATTGGGGTGCTGGCGGCGTGGGCGGTGGTGGGCTTCGCCGTTGTCCCCTTCATTATCCGCCGTTCGGTCGATCAGGAGACCATCGGCAGCCTGTCGCGCATGCAGGCCAAGATCCGCCGCCAGACGGGCATGTGA
- a CDS encoding helix-turn-helix transcriptional regulator — MAPGTQEADAIHNRIAVMRADRRVSRRQLAEALGVHYQTVGYLERGEYAPSLHLALRIARYFEVPVESVFSLEEFPPLG; from the coding sequence ATGGCGCCGGGAACCCAGGAGGCCGACGCCATTCACAACCGCATCGCCGTCATGCGCGCCGACCGCAGGGTCAGCCGTCGCCAGCTCGCCGAGGCCCTGGGCGTGCACTATCAGACCGTGGGCTACCTGGAGCGCGGGGAGTACGCCCCCTCCCTCCACCTGGCGCTGCGGATCGCCCGCTATTTCGAGGTGCCGGTGGAGTCGGTCTTCTCCCTGGAGGAGTTCCCGCCGCTGGGCTGA
- the leuA gene encoding 2-isopropylmalate synthase, translating into MRTARPAPQQPSGMPFQKYRPFLDTVATDLPDRTWPTRRITQAPRWLSTDLRDGNQSLIEPMGPTAKRSIFDLLVAMGFKEIEVGFPAASQTDFDFVRSLVEDGAIPEDVTISVLTQSRGDLIERTLDACVGIPRATVHLYNAIAPLFREVVFRMDRGQVRDLAVEGTRQVIARAEKVLTQDTVFGFEYSPEIFVDAEREYALEVCSAVMDVWQPEDGREIILNLPATVERATPNVYADQIEWMSRSLPHREHVCLSLHNHNDRGSGVAATELGLLAGADRVEGCLFGHGERTGNVDLVTLALNLFSQGVDPMLDISRIDEIRRTVERATGMDVPPRTPYAGELVYTSFSGSHQDAIKKGFAARAAQVQARRAEGLGEEQAETAVPWSMPYLPIDPHDVGRSYEAVVRVNSQSGKGGVAYLLGTTRKLDLPRRLQIEFSRIVQRHTDTYGGEVDASGLWRIFADEYLPADGVGGEGQEHLEGLEPWGRYALKGATLTSNGEGECSELTVTVADGGQERELVAQGNGPLDAFVTALETTGLELRILDYAEHALSRGRDAQAAAYVECEVDGQVLWGVGIDHSITTASFKAVISAVNRALR; encoded by the coding sequence ATGCGCACCGCCCGCCCTGCACCCCAGCAGCCCTCAGGCATGCCCTTCCAGAAGTACCGGCCGTTCCTGGACACGGTCGCCACCGACCTGCCCGACCGCACCTGGCCCACCAGGCGCATCACCCAGGCGCCCCGGTGGCTGTCCACCGACCTGCGCGACGGCAACCAGTCCCTCATCGAGCCCATGGGCCCCACCGCCAAGCGCTCCATCTTCGACCTGCTGGTGGCCATGGGCTTTAAGGAGATCGAGGTCGGCTTCCCGGCCGCCTCGCAGACCGACTTCGACTTCGTGCGCTCCCTGGTCGAGGACGGCGCCATCCCCGAGGACGTCACCATCTCGGTCCTCACCCAGTCGCGCGGCGACCTCATCGAGCGCACCCTGGACGCCTGCGTGGGCATCCCGCGGGCCACCGTCCACCTCTACAACGCCATCGCCCCCCTCTTCCGGGAGGTCGTCTTCCGCATGGACCGCGGCCAGGTCCGCGACCTGGCCGTCGAGGGCACCCGCCAGGTCATCGCCCGCGCCGAGAAGGTCCTCACCCAGGACACGGTCTTCGGCTTCGAGTACTCCCCGGAGATCTTCGTCGACGCCGAGCGCGAGTACGCCCTGGAGGTCTGCAGCGCCGTCATGGACGTCTGGCAGCCCGAGGACGGGCGCGAGATCATCCTCAACCTGCCGGCCACCGTCGAGCGCGCCACCCCCAACGTCTACGCCGACCAGATCGAGTGGATGAGCCGCAGCCTGCCCCACCGCGAGCACGTGTGCCTGTCCCTGCACAACCACAACGACCGGGGCTCGGGCGTGGCCGCCACCGAGTTGGGCCTGCTGGCCGGGGCCGACCGCGTGGAGGGCTGCCTGTTCGGCCACGGGGAGCGCACCGGCAACGTCGACCTGGTGACCCTGGCCCTCAACCTGTTCAGCCAGGGCGTGGACCCCATGCTGGACATCTCCCGCATCGATGAGATCCGGCGCACCGTCGAGCGCGCCACCGGCATGGATGTGCCCCCGCGCACCCCCTACGCCGGCGAGCTGGTCTACACCTCCTTCTCCGGCTCCCACCAGGACGCCATCAAGAAGGGCTTCGCCGCCCGCGCCGCCCAGGTCCAGGCCCGCCGGGCCGAGGGGCTCGGCGAGGAGCAGGCCGAGACCGCCGTGCCCTGGTCCATGCCCTACCTGCCCATCGACCCCCACGACGTGGGCCGCTCCTACGAAGCCGTGGTGCGGGTCAACTCCCAGTCCGGCAAGGGCGGGGTGGCCTATCTGCTGGGCACCACCCGCAAGCTCGACCTGCCCCGCCGCCTGCAGATCGAGTTCTCCCGCATCGTCCAGCGCCACACGGACACCTATGGCGGCGAGGTCGACGCCTCCGGCCTGTGGCGCATCTTCGCCGACGAGTACCTGCCGGCCGACGGCGTGGGCGGGGAGGGCCAGGAGCACCTCGAGGGCCTGGAGCCCTGGGGCCGCTATGCGCTCAAGGGCGCGACCCTGACCTCCAACGGCGAGGGGGAGTGCTCGGAGCTGACCGTCACCGTTGCCGATGGCGGTCAGGAGCGCGAGCTGGTTGCCCAGGGTAACGGTCCCCTGGACGCCTTCGTCACCGCCCTGGAGACCACCGGGCTGGAGCTGCGGATCCTGGACTACGCCGAGCACGCCCTGTCCCGGGGGCGCGACGCCCAGGCCGCCGCCTACGTCGAGTGCGAGGTGGACGGCCAGGTCCTGTGGGGCGTGGGCATCGACCACTCCATCACCACCGCCTCCTTCAAGGCCGTCATCTCCGCGGTCAACCGCGCCCTGCGCTGA
- the recO gene encoding DNA repair protein RecO: MTSRLYRDEAVVLRTYKLGEADRIIVMLTRHHGQVRAVAKGVRRTSSRFGARLEPFSMIDVQLHAGRSLDVVTQVETIDPFGRAICADYAMFTCASTMAETAERLSADNGDLGTETSPQQYLLLAGALAAMAHRRHAPGLILDSYLLRSLALGGWAPSCYDCALCGAPGPHGAFHIQAGGAVCETCRSAGAVVVDPAAMALLGALLSGDWPLADASGKRERSEASGLVSAYTTWHLERRLRSLALVERA; the protein is encoded by the coding sequence GTGACGAGCAGGCTGTACCGCGACGAGGCCGTGGTACTGCGCACCTACAAGCTCGGCGAGGCCGACCGCATCATCGTCATGCTCACCCGCCACCACGGCCAGGTGCGTGCCGTGGCCAAGGGCGTGCGCCGCACCTCCTCGCGCTTCGGCGCCCGCCTGGAGCCCTTCTCCATGATCGACGTCCAGCTCCACGCCGGGCGCAGCCTCGACGTCGTCACCCAGGTAGAGACCATCGACCCTTTCGGGCGGGCGATCTGCGCCGACTACGCCATGTTCACCTGCGCCTCGACCATGGCCGAGACCGCCGAGCGCCTCAGCGCCGACAACGGCGACCTGGGCACCGAGACCAGCCCACAGCAGTACCTCCTGCTCGCCGGGGCCCTGGCGGCCATGGCCCACCGGCGCCACGCCCCCGGCCTCATCCTGGACTCCTACCTGCTGCGCTCCCTGGCCCTGGGCGGGTGGGCCCCCTCGTGCTACGACTGCGCCCTGTGCGGGGCGCCCGGGCCTCATGGGGCCTTCCACATCCAGGCCGGGGGTGCGGTGTGCGAGACCTGCCGCAGCGCCGGTGCGGTGGTGGTCGACCCCGCGGCCATGGCACTGTTGGGGGCACTGCTCTCCGGGGACTGGCCGCTGGCCGACGCCTCGGGGAAGCGTGAGCGCTCCGAGGCATCCGGCCTGGTCTCGGCGTACACAACCTGGCATCTGGAGCGCCGACTGCGCTCCCTGGCACTCGTGGAAAGGGCATGA
- the uppS gene encoding polyprenyl diphosphate synthase — MPVSAPTPLHRPGLTPPAIEPARLPAHIGLVMDGNGRWANARNLPRTEGHRAGEANLIDVIAGAVELGVQELSAYAFSTENWRRSPAEVRFIMGFTRTVLREQRDQLHSWNVRVRWVGRTPRLWRSVLSELRAAERLTAGNTGMTFNMCINYGGRAEITDAARAIAEDVAAGRLKPSAISESLFQQYLYSPTMREVDLFVRTGGERRTSNFLLWSSAYAELYFSDLPWPEFDRTELWKACEDYALRERRFGGAIDRVAP, encoded by the coding sequence ATCCCCGTCTCCGCGCCCACGCCGCTGCACCGCCCCGGACTGACGCCTCCGGCCATCGAGCCCGCCAGGCTCCCCGCCCACATCGGACTGGTCATGGATGGCAACGGGCGCTGGGCCAACGCCCGCAACCTTCCCCGCACCGAGGGCCACCGGGCGGGGGAGGCCAACCTCATCGACGTCATCGCCGGCGCCGTCGAACTGGGGGTCCAGGAGCTGAGCGCCTACGCCTTCTCCACCGAGAACTGGAGGCGCTCACCGGCCGAGGTGCGCTTCATCATGGGCTTCACCCGCACCGTCCTGCGCGAGCAGCGCGACCAGCTCCACTCCTGGAATGTGCGCGTGCGCTGGGTGGGCCGCACCCCGCGGCTGTGGCGCTCGGTGCTCTCCGAGCTGCGCGCCGCCGAGCGCCTGACCGCTGGCAACACCGGCATGACCTTCAACATGTGCATCAACTACGGGGGGCGCGCCGAGATCACCGACGCCGCCCGGGCCATCGCCGAGGATGTGGCCGCAGGCCGCCTCAAGCCCTCGGCGATCTCCGAGAGCCTCTTCCAGCAGTACCTCTACTCCCCGACGATGAGAGAGGTCGACCTGTTCGTGCGCACCGGGGGAGAGCGGCGCACCTCCAACTTCCTCCTGTGGTCCTCGGCCTACGCCGAGCTGTACTTCTCCGACCTGCCCTGGCCCGAGTTCGACCGCACCGAGTTGTGGAAGGCCTGCGAGGACTACGCCCTGCGCGAACGGCGCTTCGGCGGCGCCATCGACCGCGTCGCCCCCTGA
- a CDS encoding SRPBCC family protein, which yields MNAATNTTPPPSSGVPQIYQLFIRATPQAVWEAITTPELTRQYFYGSAVQTEARPDGAFNYLSPDGQSLWGRGTIAEWDPPHRLVHTWRSLYDPRAHDEPASRVTWEITEQEGGYCLLRVTHDHLEHSPITADGVAGEGWMLVLSGLKSVVETGQGLITAKEA from the coding sequence ATGAACGCAGCCACCAACACCACCCCTCCCCCGAGCTCGGGAGTCCCACAGATCTACCAGCTCTTCATCCGCGCCACGCCCCAGGCGGTGTGGGAGGCCATCACCACACCAGAGCTGACCAGGCAGTACTTCTACGGGTCGGCCGTCCAGACCGAGGCCCGTCCCGACGGCGCCTTCAACTACCTGTCGCCCGACGGGCAGAGCCTGTGGGGGCGCGGGACTATCGCCGAATGGGACCCGCCCCACCGTCTGGTGCACACCTGGCGCTCCCTGTACGACCCCCGGGCCCACGACGAGCCCGCCAGCCGCGTGACCTGGGAGATCACCGAGCAGGAAGGTGGGTACTGCCTGCTGAGGGTCACCCACGACCACCTGGAGCACTCCCCCATCACTGCCGACGGCGTGGCAGGAGAGGGCTGGATGCTGGTGCTCAGCGGGCTGAAGAGCGTGGTGGAGACCGGCCAGGGGCTTATCACCGCCAAGGAGGCCTGA
- a CDS encoding ArsR/SmtB family transcription factor: MDDDDQDRVFKALADRTRRALLDRLRSRNGQSLAELTEGFEMSRFGVAKHLRILQDAGLVVMRREGRCTAHYLNPVPIQQIHHRWMNPYTTGFSQHLIDLKSVLEDQP; the protein is encoded by the coding sequence GTGGACGATGACGATCAGGACAGGGTTTTCAAGGCACTGGCCGACCGCACTCGCCGGGCGCTGCTCGACCGGCTGCGCTCCCGCAACGGCCAGTCGCTGGCCGAGCTCACCGAGGGCTTCGAGATGAGCCGCTTCGGCGTGGCCAAGCATCTGCGCATCCTGCAAGACGCCGGTCTGGTGGTGATGCGGCGCGAGGGGCGATGCACTGCGCACTACCTCAATCCAGTCCCCATCCAGCAGATCCACCACCGGTGGATGAACCCCTACACCACCGGATTCAGCCAGCACCTCATCGATCTGAAATCAGTATTAGAGGACCAGCCATGA
- a CDS encoding Fur family transcriptional regulator: MSEKTTIRPRATRQRAAVADILARTEGFRSAQQIHSALEAEGTKVGLATVYRNLQSLAESGDVDQLRSAEGELLYRACERSEHHHHIVCRSCGHTVEVAGGELEAWIDRVSQAHGFTAMEHTAEFFGLCGSCSAVGD, from the coding sequence ATGAGCGAGAAGACCACGATCCGCCCCCGGGCCACCCGCCAGCGCGCCGCGGTGGCCGATATCCTGGCGCGCACCGAGGGCTTCCGCTCCGCCCAGCAGATCCACTCCGCCCTGGAGGCCGAGGGGACCAAGGTGGGCCTGGCCACCGTCTACCGCAACCTGCAGTCCCTGGCCGAGTCCGGCGACGTCGACCAGTTGCGCAGCGCCGAGGGGGAGCTGCTCTACCGGGCCTGCGAGCGCTCCGAGCACCACCACCACATCGTGTGCCGCAGCTGCGGTCACACGGTGGAGGTTGCCGGCGGTGAGCTGGAGGCCTGGATCGACCGGGTCTCCCAGGCCCACGGCTTCACGGCCATGGAGCACACCGCGGAGTTCTTCGGCCTGTGCGGCTCCTGCTCCGCCGTCGGGGACTGA
- a CDS encoding metal ABC transporter permease — protein MLADLTAMLSTHLMQRAFIVAVLVGLSAPVVGTYLVQRGLALLGDGIGHIALTGVALGWLAGAAAHASPRDALAIPGAILASVLGAVVIEVIRARGRTRGDVALAILFYGGIAGGVILMPLAGGTTTNLNSYLFGSIATVSVSDTWFAIVLAAGVLLVGLGLRGPLFALCHDEEFARACGLPTGALNIVIAMVAALTVSVSMRVVGALMVSAVMIVPVAIAQLVSHSFTRTMHLAMALGVVACVSGLTITYFVRLSPGAMIVVLLVCAYAAVAVLTAVVGAVRLSRRARRHQEASP, from the coding sequence ATGCTTGCCGACCTGACCGCCATGCTCTCCACCCACCTGATGCAGCGGGCCTTCATCGTGGCCGTCCTGGTGGGCCTGTCCGCCCCGGTGGTGGGCACCTACCTGGTTCAGCGGGGCCTGGCGCTCCTGGGCGATGGCATCGGCCATATCGCGCTGACCGGGGTCGCCCTGGGCTGGCTGGCCGGCGCCGCGGCGCACGCCAGTCCGCGCGACGCCCTGGCCATCCCCGGGGCGATCCTGGCCAGCGTCCTGGGGGCGGTGGTCATCGAGGTCATCCGGGCCCGCGGCCGCACCCGCGGGGACGTGGCCCTGGCGATCCTGTTCTACGGGGGCATCGCCGGGGGCGTCATCCTCATGCCCCTGGCCGGCGGAACGACGACGAACCTCAACTCCTACCTGTTCGGCTCGATCGCCACGGTCTCGGTCTCCGATACCTGGTTCGCCATCGTGCTGGCCGCCGGGGTGCTCCTGGTGGGCCTGGGCCTGCGCGGACCTCTGTTCGCCCTGTGCCACGACGAGGAGTTCGCCCGGGCCTGCGGCCTGCCCACCGGGGCCCTCAATATCGTCATCGCCATGGTGGCGGCCCTGACGGTCTCGGTGTCGATGCGGGTGGTGGGCGCACTCATGGTCTCGGCGGTGATGATCGTGCCGGTGGCGATCGCCCAGCTGGTCTCCCACTCCTTCACCCGCACCATGCACCTGGCCATGGCCCTGGGCGTGGTGGCCTGCGTCAGCGGGTTGACGATCACCTACTTCGTGCGCCTGTCGCCCGGCGCCATGATCGTGGTGCTGCTGGTGTGCGCCTACGCCGCCGTAGCGGTTCTGACCGCCGTGGTCGGGGCGGTACGGTTGTCCCGTCGGGCACGTCGTCATCAGGAGGCCAGCCCATGA